From the Musa acuminata AAA Group cultivar baxijiao chromosome BXJ3-7, Cavendish_Baxijiao_AAA, whole genome shotgun sequence genome, one window contains:
- the LOC135642256 gene encoding receptor kinase-like protein Xa21 isoform X2, producing MDLSNNLLEGEIPNDLGALSKLKILYLWGNQLRGSIPPEIGNLVSLRELYLHENQLTGKIPLEIGNLSNLTILHMPFNKISGSVPSEIGNLVRLEQLYLDSNQITGVIPASIGNLTSLIWLQLSYNQLVGDIPPNLSHCSELQYIYLENNTLEGKIPSDIKSLTNLKVLSLADNRLTGSIPSEIGNLVNLNDLSLYGNKLTGIIPSEIGNLVNLTVLDLLSNGFVGPVPAAIGNLTSLTYLGLQFNNLGGVIPPSIWNLSSLGTLELENNNFTGSIPPDMGITLPLLKRLHINDNQFYGPLPISLSNATNLIDIQLYKNRFTGTIPRGLGSLQKLYHFDLRYNQLEARNAVEWGFLDDLANCSSLKYLQITSNKLGGFLPRSIVNFSTTLEWIEIDDNHISGSIPAEIGNLVSLTLVRMNSNLFTGKIPATVGNLSNLHIMDLSRNCFTGEIPATLGDLTRLIELRLHSNELQGPLPPSLGNCPLKLLDLSFNQLNGTVPKEILSIPTLTRFLNVSYNSLAGSLIPQVGNMKNIGQFDISGNRLSGTIPRTLGDCQQLDSLDMAGNSFQGSIPSSFSQLKGLQSLDLSRNNLSGLIPEFLGNFKFLSNLNLSFNNFEGELPKHGIFTNLSAFSVLGNSKLCGGFQALNLPPCPTRSSHLSRKLVAAISVAGGIICLIFLLALFGIHRWIRKSKKEPRAADNRMVPHMMVTYAELLRATDGFSSANLVGVGSFGSVYKGLLNYEEYQLVAVKVLNLQQRGASRSFVAECEALRNVRHRNLVKILTACTGTDYRGNDFKALLYEFMPNGSLEKWVHPEANEQGQTRALSLIKRLNILIDVASALDYLHHHGPEPIVHCDIKPGNVLLDHDMVAHVGDFGLARFLNRSPTEASQRSSTSMLFKGSIGYVAPEYGVANKVSVEGDVYSYGILLLETLTGKRPTGESFRDGLSLPRYVEMALPERVSEIIDPNLLLEEEGEEPNECTRDRAMECLALSLKIGIRCAKESPPERMQLVDAVNELTAIRNAYLELSKQGRRAQLRDDNPVLD from the exons ATGGATTTGTCAAACAATCTCCTCGAAGGAGAGATTCCCAATGATCTCGGTGCCTTGTCAAAGCTGAAAATTCTCTACCTATGGGGCAACCAGCTCAGAGGAAGCATACCTCCAGAAATTGGGAATCTTGTCAGCCTAAGAGAACTTTATTTGCATGAAAACCAACTCACGGGCAAAATCCCATTGGAGATTGGGAACCTTTCGAATCTGACTATTCTTCACATGCCCTTCAATAAGATTTCGGGATCTGTTCCTTCAGAGATTGGGAACCTTGTCAGACTCGAACAACTTTACTTGGATAGCAACCAAATCACCGGCGTCATTCCTGCCTCGATAGGGAACTTGACTTCTCTTATTTGGCTTCAACTCTCGTATAatcaacttgtaggagacatccCACCCAACCTTAGTCACTGTTCAGAGCTACAATATATTTATTTGGAGAATAATACACTTGAAGGAAAGATTCCGAGCGATATTAAATCCTTGACAAACTTGAAAGTTCTCTCCCTTGCGGACAATCGTCTCACAGGAAGCATTCCTTCGGAAATTGGAAACCTTGTGAATTTGAATGATCTCAGTTTGTATGGCAACAAACTCACTGGAATTATACCATCTGAGATTGGAAACCTCGTGAATCTAACTGTTCTCGATTTACTGTCCAATGGCTTTGTGGGCCCAGTTCCTGCAGCGATCGGAAACCTCACTTCCCTCACTTATCTTGGACTGCAATTCAACAATCTTGGAGGGGTCATCCCACCCTCCATTTGGAACCTCTCCTCTCTCGGAACCTTAGAGCTCGAGAACAACAATTTTACTGGGTCTATTCCGCCGGATATGGGAATCACTCTTCCCCTTCTTAAACGACTACACATCAACGACAACCAGTTTTACGGGCCTCTTCCAATTTCACTGTCGAATGCTACCAACCTCATCGACATTCAACTATATAAGAACAGATTCACAGGCACCATACCCAGAGGTTTGGGATCCTTACAGAAGTTATATCACTTTGATCTTCGTTATAATCAGCTAGAAGCTAGGAATGCTGTCGAATGGGGCTTCCTGGATGATTTAGCCAACTGTAGCAGCCTGAAATATTTGCAAATAACAAGCAACAAGCTCGGAGGCTTCCTGCCACGATCGATCGTCAATTTTTCTACAACCCTGGAATGGATTGAAATCGACGACAACCACATATCTGGAAGCATTCCTGCAGAGATCGGCAACCTGGTTTCTTTGACCTTGGTTCGGATGAACTCAAACCTTTTCACAGGTAAAATCCCTGCAACAGTGGGAAACCTTTCGAATTTACATATAATGGACTTGAGTAGGAACTGCTTCACAGGAGAAATCCCAGCAACCCTTGGCGATCTAACTCGGCTAATCGAACTCCGCCTGCATTCCAATGAACTGCAAGGACCCTTACCTCCGAGTCTTGGAAACTGCCCGCTGAAACTCTTGGATCTTTCATTCAACCAGCTAAATGGCACGGTACCAAAAGAAATACTGTCCATCCCCACCCTCACCAGGTTCCTTAATGTTTCCTACAACTCACTGGCAGGATCTCTGATTCCTCAAGTTGGAAACATGAAAAATATTGGTCAATTCGACATCTCTGGCAACAGACTATCAGGTACAATTCCAAGAACCCTTGGTGACTGTCAACAACTCGATAGTCTTGACATGGCAGGGAATTCATTCCAGGGATCAATCCCTTCGTCATTTAGCCAGCTGAAGGGGCTCCAATCGCTGGATCTTTCGAGAAACAACTTGTCCGGGCTCATACCAGAATTTCTTGGGAATTTTAAGTTCTTGAGCAATCTGAATCTCTCATTCAACAATTTTGAGGGTGAGCTTCCAAAACATGGCATCTTCACAAACCTCAGTGCGTTCTCTGTGCTTGGAAATAGTAAGCTTTGTGGGGGTTTCCAAGCTCTGAACCTGCCTCCCTGCCCCACCAGGTCGTCACATTTATCCCGGAAGCTGGTAGCCGCGATCTCAGTTGCCGGGGGAATAATATGCCTAATCTTTCTCCTCGCTTTGTTTGGCATTCATCGTTGGATACGTAAGTCGAAGAAGGAGCCTCGTGCCGCAGACAACAGAATGGTTCCACATATGATGGTCACATATGCCGAGTTGCTAAGAGCTACAGATGGTTTCTCTTCTGCTAATCTCGTCGGCGTGGGAAGCTTTGGTTCTGTGTACAAAGGGTTACTCAATTATGAGGAATACCAACTTGTTGCCGTCAAGGTACTCAACCTCCAACAGAGAGGAGCTTCAAGGAGCTTCGTTGCTGAATGCGAAGCGCTGAGAAATGTCCGGCATCGGAACCTCGTCAAGATTTTAACAGCTTGCACAGGCACAGATTACCGGGGAAATGATTTCAAAGCTTTGCTTTATGAGTTCATGCCGAATGGGAGCTTAGAGAAGTGGGTGCATCCAGAAGCAAACGAGCAAGGTCAGACGCGGGCGTTAAGCCTCATCAAAAGGTTAAATATATTGATCGATGTGGCCTCCGCATTAGATTACCTCCACCACCATGGACCAGAGCCGATTGTCCACTGCGACATAAAGCCTGGCAATGTTCTTTTGGACCATGACATGGTAGCTCACGTTGGAGACTTTGGATTGGCGAGGTTCCTCAACAGAAGCCCCACTGAAGCATCTCAAAGATCTTCTACCTCCATGCTATTCAAGGGGTCCATCGGTTACGTTGCACCAG AGTATGGAGTGGCCAACAAAGTTTCGGTCGAAGGGGATGTCTATAGTTACGGGATACTTCTGCTGGAAACACTCACGGGGAAGAGGCCTACTGGAGAAAGTTTCAGGGACGGTCTCAGCCTTCCTCGATATGTGGAGATGGCACTCCCGGAGCGGGTCTCCGAAATCATCGATCCAAAC CTGCTCCTGGAGGAGGAGGGTGAAGAACCTAATGAATGCACTCGAGACAGAGCAATGGAGTGCCTGGCGTTGTCACTCAAGATTGGCATCAGGTGCGCCAAGGAATCACCACCCGAGCGAATGCAGCTGGTGGATGCCGTCAACGAATTAACTGCAATCAGGAACGCGTATTTGGAGCTTAGTAAACAGGGTAGGAGAGCCCAACTCAGAGACGATAATCCGGTTCTAGATTAA
- the LOC135642256 gene encoding receptor kinase-like protein Xa21 isoform X1 translates to MAAQATPITALVLLNTRMEIKRRSSVIGSCSFLLVLLLSGVGFSASQPETAAAEATTDRLALLSFKALISDDPSRALESWNTTSLHFCRWRGVTCGNHSGQLRVTTLELESLALAGKISPSIANLTFLQRLHLPQNQLEGPVPQELGLLSRLQHLNLSYNSFRGTVPTTIANLSSLILLDLSYNQLVGAIPHNLSSELQYINLSNNTLGGGIPDNLRSLSKLKLLALSGNNLTGNIPPEIGSLVNLTVLDLSINNLEESIPLEIGNLISLKAVYLDYNKFTGVIPGSIGNLTSLVWLQLSQNQLTGAIPRSLSHCSELQYIFLGNNMLEGEIPSDISSLSNLKVLYLWNNRLTGSIPPEIGNLTNLTNLNLYSNRLEGSVPREIGNLVGLREVLLHDNQLTGSIPSEIGNLVNLRTLALLINGFVGTVPPAIGNLTSLTYLGLSINNLGGIIPPSIWNLSSLRTLELQSNHFTGSIPPDMGITLPLLEELDINDNQFYGPLPISLSNATNLNNIQLYENRFTGTIPRGLGSLQQLFHFDVTFNQLEARNAAEWGFLDDLANCSSLKYLQLTSNNLSGFLPQSIGNFSNSLMWFEIDDNNIAGSIPAEIGNLVSLTSVRMKSNLLTGGIPAALGSLAKLQIIDLSGNRFTGGIPATLGNLTKLNELQLYSNRLQGPIPPTLGNCPLALLDLSFNQLNGTVPKEILSIPTLTRFLNVSYNSLAGSLTPQVGNMKNIGQFDISGNSLSGTIPRTLGDCQQLDSLDMAGNSFQGSIPSSFSQLKGLQSLDLSRNNLSGLIPEFLGNLKFLSYLNLSFNNFEGELPKHGIFTNLTAFSVLGNSKLCGGVQALNLPPCPTPSSSKRHLSRKLVAAISVAGGIICLILLLSLFGIHRWMPKSKKEAHADGIKVPHMMVTYAELLRATNGFSSASLVGVGSFGSVYKGLLNYEEYQLVAVKVLNLQQRGASRSFVAECEALRNVRHRNLVKILTACTSTDYRGNDFKALLYEFMPNGSLEKWVHPEANEQGQTRALSLIHRLNILIDVASALDYLHHHGPEPIVHCDIKPSNVLLDHDMVAHVGDFGLARFLNSNPVEASQRSSTSMIFKGSIGYVAPEYGVANKISVEGDVYSYGILVLETLTGKRPTGETLKDDLSLPRYLEMALPERVAEIIDPNLLLEEEGEEPNECTRDRAMECLALSLKIGIRCAKESPPERMQLVDAVNELTAIRNAYLELSKQGRRAQLRDDNPVLD, encoded by the exons ATGGCTGCTCAAGCAACTCCAATCACCGCTCTTGTTCTTCTCAATACCCGAATGGAGATCAAACGGCGTAGCTCCGTAATTGGGTCCTGCAGCTTTCTCCTTGTTTTGCTCCTGTCTGGCGTGGGCTTCTCGGCTTCCCAACCTGAGACTGCCGCCGCCGAGGCCACCACTGACCGCCTCGCCCTCCTCTCCTTCAAGGCCCTCATCTCCGACGATCCATCCCGAGCGCTGGAATCCTGGAACACTACGTCCCTCCATTTTTGCCGGTGGCGAGGCGTGACGTGCGGCAACCACAGTGGCCAGCTGAGGGTCACCACACTGGAACTGGAGTCCCTCGCCTTGGCCGGTAAGATATCTCCATCCATAGCCAATCTCACCTTCCTCCAGAGGCTGCACCTTCCACAGAACCAACTTGAGGGTCCCGTTCCACAAGAGCTCGGCCTGCTGTCCCGCCTTCAGCATCTCAACCTTAGTTACAATAGCTTTCGCGGCACTGTTCCGACGACAATAGCGAACCTCTCCTCCCTTATCCTGCTTGATCTGTCCTATAATCAACTTGTAGGAGCCATCCCACACAACCTCAGCTCAGAACTACAGTATATAAATCTGTCAAATAATACACTCGGAGGTGGGATTCCCGATAATCTTCGTTCCTTGTCAAAGCTGAAGCTGCTCGCCCTGAGCGGCAACAACCTCACCGGAAACATTCCTCCAGAAATCGGGAGCCTTGTAAATTTGACTGTCCTCGATTTGTCTATCAACAATCTTGAAGAATCTATTCCTCTAGAGATTGGAAATCTTATCAGCCTTAAAGCGGTTTACCTGGATTACAATAAATTCACCGGCGTTATTCCTGGCTCGATAGGGAACCTGACGTCCCTTGTTTGGCTTCAGCTCTCGCAAAATCAACTTACAGGAGCCATCCCTCGCAGCCTCAGCCATTGCTCAGAACTACAATATATTTTCTTGGGAAATAATATGCTTGAAGGGGAGATTCCCAGCGACATTAGTTCCTTGTCAAACCTGAAAGTGCTCTACCTGTGGAACAACCGCCTCACAGGAAGCATTCCTCCAGAAATCGGGAACCTTACGAATTTGACGAATCTCAATTTGTATAGCAACAGACTTGAAGGCTCTGTTCCGCGGGAGATTGGGAATCTTGTCGGACTAAGAGAAGTTCTTTTACATGACAACCAACTCACCGGAAGTATACCATCTGAGATTGGAAACCTCGTGAATCTACGTACTCTTGCTTTGTTGATTAATGGCTTTGTGGGTACAGTTCCACCAGCAATTGGAAACCTCACTTCTCTCACTTATCTTGGATTGTCAATAAATAATCTTGGAGGAATCATCCCGCCTTCCATTTGGAACCTCTCCTCTCTCAGAACACTAGAGCTCCAGAGCAACCACTTTACCGGGTCTATTCCGCCGGATATGGGAATCACTCTTCCCCTTCTTGAAGAACTAGACATCAACGACAACCAGTTTTACGGGCCTCTTCCGATTTCACTGTCGAATGCTACCAACCTCAACAACATTCAACTATACGAGAACAGATTCACAGGCACCATACCGAGAGGTTTGGGATCCTTGCAGCAGTTATTTCATTTTGATGTTACTTTTAATCAGCTAGAAGCAAGAAACGCAGCCGAGTGGGGCTTTTTGGATGATTTAGCCAACTGTAGCAGTCTGAAGTACTTGCAATTGACAAGCAACAATCTCAGTGGCTTCTTGCCGCAATCGATAGGCAATTTCTCCAATTCCTTGATGTGGTTTGAAATCGATGACAATAACATAGCCGGAAGCATTCCCGCAGAGATCGGCAACCTCGTTTCTTTGACCTCAGTTCGTATGAAGTCTAATCTTCTCACCGGTGGCATTCCTGCAGCACTGGGAAGCCTTGCAAAGCTACAGATAATAGACCTGAGTGGGAATCGCTTCACAGGAGGCATCCCCGCAACCCTTGGCAATCTGACAAAACTTAACGAGCTTCAACTGTACTCTAATCGACTTCAAGGACCCATACCTCCAACTCTCGGAAACTGCCCTCTCGCACTCTTGGACCTTTCATTCAACCAGCTAAATGGCACGGTACCCAAAGAAATACTGTCCATCCCCACCCTCACCAGGTTCCTTAATGTTTCCTACAACTCACTGGCAGGATCTCTGACTCCTCAAGTTGGAAACATGAAAAATATTGGTCAATTCGACATCTCTGGCAACAGTCTATCAGGTACAATTCCAAGGACCCTTGGTGACTGTCAACAACTCGATAGTCTTGACATGGCAGGGAATTCATTCCAGGGATCAATCCCTTCGTCATTTAGCCAGCTGAAGGGGCTCCAATCGCTGGATCTTTCAAGAAACAACTTGTCCGGGCTCATACCAGAATTTCTTGGGAATTTGAAGTTCTTGAGCTATCTGAATCTCTCATTCAACAATTTTGAGGGTGAGCTTCCAAAACATGGTATCTTCACGAACCTCACTGCGTTCTCCGTACTTGGAAATAGTAAGCTTTGTGGGGGTGTGCAAGCTCTGAACCTGCCTCCCTGCCCCACTCCGTCATCCAGTAAAAGACATTTATCCCGGAAGCTGGTAGCCGCGATCTCAGTTGCCGGGGGAATAATATGCCTAATCTTGCTCCTCTCTTTATTTGGCATTCATCGTTGGATGCCCAAGTCGAAGAAGGAGGCTCATGCCGACGGCATAAAAGTTCCACATATGATGGTCACATATGCCGAGTTGCTAAGAGCTACGAATGGTTTCTCTTCTGCTAGTCTCGTCGGCGTGGGAAGCTTTGGTTCTGTGTACAAAGGGTTACTCAATTATGAGGAATACCAACTTGTTGCCGTCAAGGTACTCAACCTCCAACAGAGAGGAGCTTCGAGGAGCTTCGTTGCTGAATGCGAAGCGCTGAGAAATGTCCGGCATCGGAACCTCGTCAAGATTTTAACAGCTTGCACAAGCACAGATTACCGGGGAAATGATTTCAAAGCTTTGCTTTATGAGTTCATGCCGAATGGGAGCCTAGAGAAGTGGGTGCATCCAGAAGCAAACGAGCAAGGTCAGACGCGGGCGTTAAGCCTTATCCACAGGTTAAATATATTGATCGATGTGGCCTCCGCATTAGATTACCTCCACCACCATGGTCCAGAGCCGATTGTCCACTGCGACATAAAGCCAAGCAATGTTCTTTTGGACCATGACATGGTAGCTCATGTTGGAGACTTTGGATTGGCGAGGTTCCTCAACAGCAACCCCGTTGAAGCATCTCAAAGATCTTCCACCTCCATGATATTCAAGGGGTCCATCGGTTACGTTGCTCCAG AGTATGGAGTGGCCAACAAAATTTCAGTCGAAGGGGATGTCTACAGTTATGGGATACTTGTACTCGAAACACTCACGGGGAAGAGGCCTACCGGTGAAACTCTCAAGGACGATCTCAGCCTTCCTCGGTATCTAGAAATGGCACTCCCGGAGCGGGTCGCTGAAATCATAGATCCAAACCTGCTCCTGGAGGAGGAGGGTGAAGAACCTAATGAATGCACTCGAGACAGAGCAATGGAGTGCCTGGCGTTGTCACTCAAGATTGGCATCAGGTGCGCCAAGGAATCACCACCCGAGCGAATGCAGCTGGTGGATGCCGTCAACGAATTAACTGCAATCAGGAACGCGTATTTGGAGCTTAGTAAACAGGGTAGGAGAGCCCAACTCAGAGACGATAATCCGGTTCTAGATTAA